From Micromonospora echinaurantiaca:
TCGAGCCGGAGGCGGCCGCCGCCGACGCCGGGACCGACGTCCCGGCCGAGGGGCTGGTCGAGGAGGCCGAGGTCGTCGTCGACGAGATCGAGGTCGAGGCCACGCCCGCCGAGGGTTCGGCGCCGGGCGGTCCGCCGGTGGTGGACGCGCCGGCCGAGCCGGCGGAGGGCGGCGCCGGCACCGGCACCCCGCTCGCGGCCGAACTGGAGGCGCTCCGCGCCGACCTGGACGAGCGGACCCGGGACCTGCAGCGGGTGACGGCGGAGTACGCCAACTACCGCAAGCGGGTGGACCGCGACCGGGGCCTGGTCACCGAGCAGGCCACCGGGGCGGTGCTCGCCGCGTTGCTGCCGATCCTCGACGACCTGGACCGGGCCCGCGAGCACGGCGACCTGGTCGGGCCGTTCGGCTCGGTGGCCGAGCAGCTCACCACGGCGCTCGGCAAGTTCGGGCTGACCGCGTTCGGCGAGCAGGGCGACCCGTTCGACCCGACCCGGCACGAGGCGGTGGCGCACCAGACCTCGGCCGACGTCACCGAGCCGACCTGTGTGCAGATCATGCGACGCGGCTACCAGATCGGCGAGCGGCTGCTACGGCCGGCGCTGGTCGGGGTCGCCGACCCGGAATAGATGCGAACGAGTGACCGGACCGCCCCGCCCGCCGGCGTACGACGGGCGGGGCGTCCGGGCCAAGTGGGCCGGGAGGGGGTGGACCGGTGAGTTCCAAGGACTGGATCGAGAAGGACTACTACGCCGAACTGGGCGTGACGAAGGCCGCCTCCGCAGACGAGATCAAGAAGGCGTACCGCAAGCTGGCCCGGGAGTCGCACCCGGACCACAACCCGGGTGACCCGAAGGCGGAGGAGCGGTTCAAGGCCGTCTCCGAGGCGTACGCGGTGCTCGGCGACGAGGCCAAGCGCCGGGAGTACGACGAGATGCGCTCGCTGTTCGGCTCGGGCGCGTTCCGGCGGGGCGCCCGCGGCGCCGGCCAGCCCGGCGGGATGCCGTTCGACGTCTCCGACCTGTTCGGCGGCGCGGCCGGCGGGGGTGACCGGCGCTTCGGCGGCGCCGGCTTCCAGGACCTGTTCAGTTCGATCTTCTCGGGTGGCGGGGGCGGGACGGCGCCCCGGGGACCGGCCCGGGGACGGGACGTCGAGGCCGAGGTCGCGCTCGACTTCGGCGACGCCGTACGCGGAGTGACGCTGCCGCTGACGCTGCGCGCGCCCGGGGTCTGCGACACCTGCCACGGCAGCGGGGCCAAGCCCGGCACCCAGCCGCGCACCTGCCCGGTGTGCCAGGGCGCCGGCGTGACCACCCGCAACCAGGGGTCGTTCAGCTTCTCCGAGCCGTGCCGCAACTGCCAGGGCGTGGGCACGATCGTCGAGGAGAAGTGCCCGGAGTGCCAGGGCACCGGCGGGGTCACCAAGACCCGCACGCTCAACGTCCGGTTCCCGGCCGGGGTCGCCGACGGCCAGCGGATCCGGCTGGCCGGGCGGGGTGAGCCGGGCGAGCGCGGCGGTCCGGCCGGCGACCTGTTCGTCCACGTGAAGGTCCGCCCGGACGAGCTGTTCGGGCGTGCCGGCGACGACCTGACGCTGACCGTGCCGATCACGTTCGCGGAGGCGGTGCTCGGCACCGATCTGCGGGTACCCACGCTCGACGGCGCGGTGACCCTGCGGGTGCCGCCGGGCACCCCGAGCGGCCGGATCCTGCG
This genomic window contains:
- the grpE gene encoding nucleotide exchange factor GrpE, translating into MTEKPRAADPGATGSAPGGSAPAEPTEKAAGGKPRVVIRNNRKISETVEPEAAAADAGTDVPAEGLVEEAEVVVDEIEVEATPAEGSAPGGPPVVDAPAEPAEGGAGTGTPLAAELEALRADLDERTRDLQRVTAEYANYRKRVDRDRGLVTEQATGAVLAALLPILDDLDRAREHGDLVGPFGSVAEQLTTALGKFGLTAFGEQGDPFDPTRHEAVAHQTSADVTEPTCVQIMRRGYQIGERLLRPALVGVADPE
- the dnaJ gene encoding molecular chaperone DnaJ, translated to MSSKDWIEKDYYAELGVTKAASADEIKKAYRKLARESHPDHNPGDPKAEERFKAVSEAYAVLGDEAKRREYDEMRSLFGSGAFRRGARGAGQPGGMPFDVSDLFGGAAGGGDRRFGGAGFQDLFSSIFSGGGGGTAPRGPARGRDVEAEVALDFGDAVRGVTLPLTLRAPGVCDTCHGSGAKPGTQPRTCPVCQGAGVTTRNQGSFSFSEPCRNCQGVGTIVEEKCPECQGTGGVTKTRTLNVRFPAGVADGQRIRLAGRGEPGERGGPAGDLFVHVKVRPDELFGRAGDDLTLTVPITFAEAVLGTDLRVPTLDGAVTLRVPPGTPSGRILRARGKGVVRRDGRAGDLLVTLDVVVPAGVSDEARAALETFAAQTPPAAREHLDARVRRFS